In Malania oleifera isolate guangnan ecotype guangnan chromosome 8, ASM2987363v1, whole genome shotgun sequence, a single window of DNA contains:
- the LOC131161567 gene encoding LOW QUALITY PROTEIN: long chain acyl-CoA synthetase 9, chloroplastic (The sequence of the model RefSeq protein was modified relative to this genomic sequence to represent the inferred CDS: inserted 1 base in 1 codon), producing MNPYVVGVLVPLVVSLLFRKSKQGKKRGLPAEVGGEPGFTLRNARYTSPLETAWEGVSTLAELFEQSCRQHPNEQLLGTRELISRERVSKDGRYFEKLHLGDYVWLSYGKVFEAVCNFASGLVQLGHRREERAAIFADTREEWFISLQGCFRRNVTVVTIYASLGXEALCHSLNQTEVTTVICGHKELKKLLDISGQLDTVKRVIVMEDENESLVRGNSSWTVISFADVQRLGQENPVDADLPVSADIAVIMYTSGSTGLPKGVMMTHGNVLATVSAVRIIVPRLESNDVYLAYLPMAHILELVAENLLASVGSAIGFGSPLTLTDTSNKIKKGTKGDASVLRPTVMAAVPAILDRIRDGVLTKVDTKGGLSKKLFYLAFGRLLSAINGSWFGAWGLEKLLWNFLVFRKVQASLGGRIRFLLSGGAPLSADTQRFINICFGAPIGQAYGLTETCAGGTFSEFDDTSVGRVGPPVPCSYIKLIDWPEGGYRTNDSPMPRGEIVIGGPNVTDGYFKNEEKTKEAYKVDEQGVRWFYTGDIGQFHDDGCLEIIDRKKDIVKLQHGEYVALGKVEAALFVCPYVDNIMVHADPFHSYCVALIVASRPTLEDWASKQGIAATKFSDLCQREEIVKEVHGSLIQAAKKARLEKFEIPAKIKLLPEAWTPESGLVTAALKIKRDAIRKAFSEELSKLYAS from the exons ATGAATCCTTATGTCGTTGGTGTTCTTGTTCCTCTTGTGGTTTCTCTTCTCTTCCGGAAGTCAAAGCAAGGAAAGAAAAGGGGCTTGCCTGCTGAAGTTGGTGGTGAACCTGGGTTTACACTCCGAAATGCTAGGTACACTTCCCCACTGGAAACTGCTTGGGAAGGCGTCTCAACACTTGCAGAACTTTTTGAGCAGTCATGCAGGCAGCATCCGAACGAGCAACTACTTGGGACTCGTGAGTTAATTTCCAGAGAAAGAGTGAGCAAGGATGGAAGGTATTTTGAGAAACTTCATTTGGGAGACTATGTATGGCTGAGCTATGGCAAAGTATTTGAAGCTGTGTGCAACTTTGCTTCTGGTTTAGTGCAACTTGGGCACAGAAGGGAAGAACGTGCGGCAATATTTGCTGATACACGAGAAGAATGGTTTATTTCGTTGCAG GGCTGCTTTAGGCGTAATGTCACTGTTGTGACCATATACGCATCTTTGG GAGAGGCTCTATGTCACTCGTTAAatcag ACAGAGGTTACCACTGTGATTTGTGGGCACAAAGAACTGAAAAAACTTTTGGACATCAGTGGACAACTTGATACAGTGAAACGAGTGATAGTTATGGAGGATGAGAATGAGTCATTGGTGAGGGGAAATAGCAGCTGGACAGTTATTTCTTTTGCTGACGTGCAGAGACTTGGCCAAGAGAATCCTGTTGATGCAGATTTACCTGTTTCAGCTGATATTGCAGTTATAATGTATACAAGTGGGAGTACTGGATTGCCAAAG GGTGTAATGATGACACATGGCAATGTCCTAGCGACAGTTTCTGCTGTTAGGATAATTGTTCCTCGTCTTGAAAGCAATGATGTTTATTTGGCATACTTACCTATGGCTCATATCCTTGAATTGGTAGCTGAG AATCTTTTAGCTTCGGTTGGAAGTGCCATAGGATTTGGATCCCCTTTGACTCTTACTGATAcatcaaacaaaataaaaaagggaaCTAAGGGGGATGCCTCAGTTCTGAGACCAACAGTGATGGCTGCTGTCCCAGCAATTCTTGATCGTATTAGAGATGGTGTACTTACAAAG GTAGACACAAAGGGTGGGCTATCCAAGAAATTGTTTTATCTTGCGTTTGGCCGTTTGTTGTCTGCAATTAATGGCAGTTGGTTTGGGGCTTGGGGCCTAGAGAAGCTTTTATGGAACTTTCTTGTATTTAGAAAGGTCCAAGCAAGTCTGGGAGGCCGCATCCGTTTTCTACTATCTGGAGGTGCTCCTCTCTCTGCAGATACTCAAAGATTCATCAATATTTGTTTTGG CGCCCCAATTGGTCAAGCGTACGGTCTCACAGAGACTTGTGCTGGTGGAACATTTTCTGAGTTTGATGATACGTCCGTTGGTCGTGTAGGTCCTCCAGTACCATGCTCTTATATTAAG TTAATAGATTGGCCTGAGGGTGGATATCGAACCAATGATTCACCAATGCCCCGAGGTGAAATAGTTATTGGCGGTCCAAATGTTACtgatggatattttaaaaatgaagaaaaaacaaAGGAAGCATACAAG GTTGATGAACAAGGAGTGCGGTGGTTCTACACTGGTGATATAGGGCAATTTCATGATGATGGTTGCCTTGAGATTATTGACCGTAAGAAGGACATAGTTAAACTACAGCATGGAGAATATGTTGCTCTAGGAAAG GTCGAGGCTGCACTATTTGTCTGCCCTTATGTAGACAATATCATGGTGCATGCTGATCCTTTTCATAGTTACTGTGTTGCTCTCATAGTTGCTTCGCGGCCCACTCTGGAAGATTGGGCTTCAAAGCAAGGAATTGCTGCTACTAAATTTTCAGACTTGTGCCAGAGAGAAGAAATAGTGAAGGAAGTGCATGGTTCACTCATACAG GCAGCGAAGAAGGCGCGGTTGGAGAAGTTTGAGATCCCTGCAAAGATCAAATTGCTCCCGGAAGCATGGACTCCTGAGTCTGGGCTAGTCACTGCAGCGCTCAAGATCAAAAGAGATGCCATTAGGAAAGCATTCTCTGAGGAACTCTCCAAGTTATATGCATCCTGA